The Rhodococcus sp. X156 genome window below encodes:
- a CDS encoding acyl-CoA dehydrogenase family protein, which yields MDFELDADQRAWREEVRAFLRENVTPELRAEMAVHDLEAPQGEVTRFRKKIGDKGWFGLNWPAELGGLGLGPVYQHLLVSEFEYWGVPGPDLTVTSVAPMIMRHGTERNRSEFLPPIARGEMTCAVGYSEPGAGTDLASLRTRAVLDGDEWVINGSKIWNSMAQRVTHEWLCVRTDTEVPKHKGISVIIVPIDAPGVTIRPIISWSDYRTNETFFDNVRVPATNLIGEVNRGWQYITGALDLERGALTNAGDLRRAVDDLLELARLPREDGTRPVEDADVRRQLAQLDADVEVAQLMGFEASSLLDSGTIPSVLVSSEKIFSSELRQRIADVATGLLGPAGVLAHRSEHAPAGGKFERLYRAAPLLRFGAGTNEVLRDVIAQRGHRLPSYGR from the coding sequence ATGGACTTCGAGCTTGACGCCGACCAGCGAGCCTGGCGCGAGGAGGTGCGAGCCTTCCTGCGCGAGAACGTCACTCCCGAGCTGCGGGCCGAGATGGCCGTGCACGACCTCGAGGCCCCACAGGGCGAGGTCACCCGCTTCCGCAAGAAGATCGGGGACAAGGGCTGGTTCGGGCTGAACTGGCCGGCGGAGCTGGGCGGGCTCGGCCTGGGGCCGGTCTACCAGCACCTGCTGGTCAGCGAGTTCGAGTACTGGGGGGTGCCGGGTCCGGACCTCACGGTCACCTCCGTGGCGCCGATGATCATGCGGCACGGCACCGAGCGCAACCGCTCCGAGTTCCTGCCGCCCATCGCCCGCGGCGAGATGACCTGCGCGGTCGGCTACTCCGAGCCCGGCGCTGGCACCGACCTGGCCAGCCTGCGCACCCGCGCGGTCCTGGACGGCGACGAGTGGGTGATCAACGGGTCGAAGATCTGGAACTCGATGGCCCAGCGGGTCACCCACGAGTGGCTGTGCGTGCGCACCGACACGGAGGTGCCCAAGCACAAGGGCATCTCGGTGATCATCGTGCCGATCGACGCCCCCGGCGTCACCATCCGTCCGATCATCTCCTGGTCGGACTACCGCACCAACGAGACCTTCTTCGACAACGTGCGGGTGCCGGCGACCAACCTCATCGGCGAGGTCAACCGGGGCTGGCAGTACATCACCGGCGCGCTGGACCTCGAGCGTGGCGCGCTCACCAACGCCGGCGACCTGCGCCGCGCGGTGGACGACCTGCTCGAGCTGGCGCGGCTGCCCCGCGAGGACGGCACCCGGCCGGTGGAGGACGCCGACGTGCGCCGCCAGCTGGCCCAGCTGGACGCTGACGTCGAGGTGGCGCAGCTGATGGGCTTCGAGGCTTCCTCGCTGCTCGACAGCGGCACCATCCCCTCGGTGCTGGTCAGCTCGGAGAAGATCTTCTCCAGCGAGCTGCGACAGCGCATCGCCGACGTCGCCACCGGGCTGCTCGGCCCCGCCGGCGTGCTGGCCCACCGCAGCGAGCACGCGCCCGCCGGTGGCAAGTTCGAGCGGCTCTACCGGGCCGCGCCACTGCTGCGCTTCGGCGCCGGCACCAACGAGGTGCTGCGGGACGTGATCGCCCAGCGCGGCCACCGCCTGCCCAGCTACGGACGCTGA
- a CDS encoding SDR family NAD(P)-dependent oxidoreductase has translation MSQDSTARTTDTARTTDDVLSGVDLTGRTVVVTGASAGLGLETARALAAAGARVVLASRNPEKSAAALQSILDRHPAADLEHVELDLTSLASVRAAAQQILGRHREIHVLVNNAGVMFTPFERTADGFELQLGTNHLGHFLLTELLTPALVAGAPSRVVVLSSAGHSLGAVDFDDPCYLRRPYDKFEAYGQAKTANALFALELNRRLEPSGVRAYSVHPGIIVTELARYMDEADLAEMVRLTKLNRPPRDPAAAGAARPARSGMRYGTVPVGAATTVWAATAPELDQHGGAYLADCALGRARPHASDPELAARLWALSEELIARA, from the coding sequence ATGAGCCAGGACAGCACCGCCCGCACCACCGACACCGCCCGCACCACCGACGACGTGCTGTCCGGTGTGGACCTCACCGGCCGGACGGTGGTGGTCACCGGGGCCAGCGCGGGGCTGGGCCTGGAGACCGCCCGCGCCCTCGCCGCGGCCGGTGCCCGAGTGGTGCTGGCCTCGCGCAACCCGGAGAAGTCGGCCGCCGCGCTGCAGAGCATCCTGGACCGCCACCCCGCGGCCGACCTGGAGCACGTCGAGCTGGACCTGACGTCGCTGGCCAGCGTGCGTGCCGCTGCCCAGCAGATCCTCGGCCGGCACCGCGAGATCCACGTGCTGGTGAACAACGCGGGAGTGATGTTCACCCCGTTCGAGCGCACCGCGGACGGCTTCGAGCTGCAGCTGGGCACCAACCACCTGGGCCACTTCCTGCTCACCGAGCTGCTCACCCCCGCGCTGGTGGCGGGCGCCCCTTCTCGGGTGGTGGTGCTCAGCTCCGCCGGGCACAGCCTCGGGGCCGTGGACTTCGACGACCCCTGCTACTTGCGCCGGCCCTACGACAAGTTCGAGGCCTACGGGCAGGCCAAGACGGCCAACGCGTTGTTCGCCCTCGAGCTGAACCGGCGGCTGGAGCCCAGCGGGGTGCGGGCCTACTCGGTGCACCCCGGCATCATCGTCACCGAGCTGGCGCGCTACATGGACGAGGCCGACCTGGCCGAGATGGTGCGGCTGACCAAGCTCAACCGTCCGCCCCGGGACCCTGCCGCCGCGGGTGCGGCTCGGCCGGCGCGCAGCGGCATGCGCTACGGCACCGTGCCGGTCGGCGCCGCCACCACGGTGTGGGCGGCCACCGCGCCCGAGCTGGACCAGCACGGCGGCGCGTACCTGGCCGACTGCGCACTGGGCCGCGCCCGTCCGCACGCCAGCGACCCCGAGCTCGCCGCCCGGCTGTGGGCGTTGTCGGAGGAGCTGATCGCCCGGGCGTGA
- a CDS encoding ATP-binding cassette domain-containing protein: MSLLEVRNVSKSFSSGRDLLGRKSRWSHAVQDVSFSLERGECLAVVGESGAGKSTVGRIVLRLIEPDTGSIAFDGADVRAAKAGELRRMRRGMQMIFQDPHSSLDPRMTVGEAVAEALVVHTDLDRAARTKKVSAMLDRVGIGSRYLSRYPAELSGGQLQRVAIARALTLDPKMIVCDEPVAALDVSVRAQVLNLLRDLQEELGVAYLFVCHDLALIEVIADRVMVMAGGKVVETGDVQQIFTDPQQEYTRALLEAIPVPVPRAARLAAEAVPSPSLSS, encoded by the coding sequence ATGAGCCTGCTCGAGGTCCGCAACGTCTCCAAGTCCTTCTCCTCCGGCCGCGACCTGCTGGGCCGCAAGTCCCGCTGGTCGCACGCCGTGCAGGACGTCAGCTTCAGCCTGGAGCGGGGGGAGTGCCTGGCCGTGGTGGGGGAGTCCGGCGCGGGAAAGTCCACCGTCGGGCGCATCGTGCTGCGCCTCATCGAGCCCGACACTGGCAGCATCGCCTTCGACGGTGCTGACGTGCGAGCGGCCAAGGCCGGCGAGCTGCGCCGGATGCGCCGCGGCATGCAGATGATCTTCCAGGACCCGCACAGCTCGCTGGACCCGCGGATGACCGTGGGCGAGGCGGTCGCCGAGGCGCTGGTGGTGCACACCGACCTGGACCGCGCCGCGCGGACCAAGAAGGTCAGCGCCATGCTCGACCGCGTGGGCATCGGCTCGCGCTACCTCAGCCGCTACCCCGCCGAGCTCTCCGGCGGGCAGCTGCAGCGCGTGGCGATCGCGCGGGCGCTGACCCTGGACCCGAAGATGATCGTGTGCGACGAGCCGGTGGCCGCGCTCGACGTCTCGGTGCGCGCCCAGGTGCTCAACCTGCTGCGCGACCTGCAGGAGGAGCTGGGGGTGGCGTACCTGTTCGTCTGCCACGACCTTGCCCTGATCGAGGTGATCGCCGACCGGGTGATGGTGATGGCCGGCGGCAAGGTGGTGGAGACCGGCGACGTGCAGCAGATCTTCACCGACCCGCAGCAGGAGTACACCCGCGCCCTGCTCGAGGCCATCCCGGTGCCGGTGCCCCGCGCCGCCCGGCTGGCCGCCGAAGCCGTCCCGAGCCCGTCGCTGAGCAGCTAG
- a CDS encoding ABC transporter ATP-binding protein, giving the protein MPESPLETTKTATVAAAEQPLLRVRDLTVQFPAAGRSWVTAVDGASFDVRPGESVALVGESGSGKTVSSLAVMGLTGATGGRISAGSVEFEGRDLTALPEREWRKLRGAGMGMIFQQPIRSLNPAYTVGDQIAESVRRHMGLNRKQARARAVEMLELVQIPRAAQRVDEYPHAFSGGMCQRVMIAMVMACNPKLLIADEPTTALDVTVQAKILQLLRELQEQTGVSLLFVSHDLAVVAELCQRVVVMYAGEVIEDGDVDDIFFRPQHPYTSGLLAAIPQPGTMTDRRLVAIPGGIPAAGEWPTGCRFAARCPHAQPGRCDSEHPPLISAGPTDQARCVRLGELALQGVTI; this is encoded by the coding sequence GTGCCTGAGAGCCCGCTCGAGACGACCAAGACCGCGACCGTGGCGGCGGCGGAGCAGCCGCTGCTGCGGGTGCGCGACCTGACCGTGCAGTTCCCGGCGGCCGGCCGCAGCTGGGTCACCGCGGTGGACGGCGCGTCCTTCGACGTGCGGCCCGGGGAGTCGGTGGCCCTGGTGGGCGAGTCCGGCTCCGGCAAGACGGTGTCCTCGCTGGCCGTGATGGGCCTGACCGGGGCCACCGGCGGACGCATCTCCGCCGGGTCGGTGGAGTTCGAGGGTCGTGACCTGACTGCGCTGCCCGAGCGCGAGTGGCGCAAGCTCCGCGGCGCCGGGATGGGCATGATCTTCCAGCAGCCCATCCGCAGCCTGAACCCGGCCTACACGGTGGGGGACCAGATCGCGGAGTCGGTGCGCCGCCACATGGGGCTCAACCGCAAGCAGGCACGGGCCCGCGCCGTGGAGATGCTCGAGCTGGTGCAGATCCCGCGCGCCGCCCAGCGGGTGGACGAGTACCCGCACGCCTTCAGCGGCGGCATGTGCCAGCGGGTGATGATCGCGATGGTGATGGCCTGCAACCCCAAGCTGCTCATCGCCGACGAGCCGACCACCGCCCTGGACGTCACCGTGCAGGCCAAGATCCTGCAGCTGCTGCGCGAGCTGCAGGAGCAGACCGGGGTGTCGCTGCTGTTCGTCAGCCACGACCTCGCGGTGGTGGCCGAGCTGTGCCAGCGGGTCGTGGTGATGTACGCCGGCGAGGTGATCGAGGACGGCGACGTCGACGACATCTTCTTCCGCCCGCAGCACCCGTACACCTCCGGCCTGCTCGCGGCCATCCCGCAGCCGGGCACCATGACCGACCGGCGCCTCGTCGCCATCCCCGGTGGCATCCCCGCCGCCGGTGAGTGGCCCACCGGCTGCCGCTTCGCCGCCCGCTGCCCGCACGCCCAGCCCGGGCGCTGCGACAGCGAGCACCCCCCGCTGATCAGCGCGGGACCCACCGACCAGGCCCGGTGCGTGCGCCTGGGTGAGCTCGCCCTGCAGGGAGTGACGATCTGA
- a CDS encoding ABC transporter permease, with protein sequence MSDTTSLAKGPVSPSETDPTDTPVALRGGALRSIVRRPVTVVAGLFVLAVVVMAIFAPLLAPHDPLAQEVVNRLKSPSGAHLLGTDDYGRDVLSRIIHGARISLSASLQAVAVAMLLGFPLGVLAGYLGGWVSAVTTKVMDALMSAPSLVLAITIVAVLGASITNAMFAVGLVMAPRFFRVARASTMDVRHETYIEAAIALGCRPLRTIGRHILPNVLPPIVLVISVSLGSAVAAEASLSFLGLGAKPPAASWGSMLSTAASNMQGAPHLVWPPGVMIFLTVLAFTYLGDGVRRAMVRSRSGGDSA encoded by the coding sequence ATGAGCGACACGACGTCCCTGGCCAAGGGACCTGTCTCCCCGTCCGAGACCGACCCGACCGACACCCCGGTGGCGCTCCGCGGCGGTGCGCTGCGCTCCATCGTGCGGCGGCCGGTCACCGTGGTGGCAGGACTGTTCGTCCTCGCCGTCGTGGTGATGGCGATCTTCGCCCCGCTGCTCGCCCCGCACGACCCGCTCGCGCAGGAGGTGGTCAACCGGCTCAAGTCCCCGAGCGGGGCGCACCTGCTGGGCACCGACGACTACGGCCGCGACGTGCTCAGCCGGATCATCCACGGCGCCCGCATCTCGCTGTCGGCGTCGCTGCAGGCGGTGGCGGTGGCGATGCTGCTCGGCTTCCCGCTCGGCGTGCTCGCCGGCTACCTCGGCGGCTGGGTGAGCGCGGTGACCACCAAGGTGATGGACGCGCTGATGAGCGCCCCGTCGCTGGTGCTGGCCATCACCATCGTCGCCGTGCTCGGTGCCAGCATCACCAACGCCATGTTCGCCGTCGGCCTGGTGATGGCACCGCGGTTCTTCCGCGTGGCCCGGGCGTCCACCATGGACGTCCGCCACGAGACCTACATCGAGGCAGCCATCGCCCTGGGCTGCCGCCCGCTGCGCACCATCGGCCGGCACATCCTGCCCAACGTGCTGCCGCCCATCGTGCTGGTGATCTCGGTGTCGCTGGGTTCGGCGGTGGCCGCCGAGGCCAGCCTGAGCTTCCTGGGCCTGGGCGCGAAGCCGCCGGCCGCCAGCTGGGGCTCGATGCTGAGCACCGCCGCCTCGAACATGCAGGGCGCACCGCACCTGGTGTGGCCCCCCGGAGTGATGATCTTCCTGACCGTCCTGGCGTTCACCTACCTCGGTGACGGGGTGCGCCGTGCCATGGTCCGCAGCCGCAGTGGAGGCGACAGTGCCTGA
- a CDS encoding ABC transporter permease: MLRYSGKRLLTAIPLLLVVPLLIFFLIDLSPGDPAVILAGENPTPERLAAIRESLQLDHNVFIRYLDWVGGVLQGDLGMSYISNQTVSDLLFRRMGTTMSLVLFAMVVAVLVGAILGTVASLRPGGIVDRAVNVIASIAIAIPAFWFGLVLVAIFAVSLRALPASGFSPLSEGFTPWIRHLVLPGIALGLLPAAEVTLQLRASLVQVLKSDYVLNARAKGLSPVSVVIKHGMKNALIPVATVLGIRVSEVLGGAVTIEIIYNMPGLGSMAVEAVQNRDIPVLLGFVLFTTVVVVLVNLVVDISYGYFNPKVRA; this comes from the coding sequence ATGCTGCGCTACTCCGGCAAGCGGCTGCTGACAGCGATACCGCTGTTGCTCGTCGTCCCGCTGCTGATCTTCTTTCTGATCGACCTGTCCCCGGGTGATCCCGCGGTCATCCTGGCCGGGGAGAACCCGACACCGGAGCGGCTGGCCGCCATCCGAGAGTCGTTGCAGCTCGACCACAACGTGTTCATCCGCTACCTGGACTGGGTGGGTGGGGTGCTGCAGGGCGACCTGGGCATGTCCTACATCTCCAACCAGACGGTGTCCGACCTGCTGTTCCGGCGCATGGGCACCACCATGTCGCTGGTGCTCTTCGCCATGGTGGTGGCCGTGCTCGTCGGCGCCATCCTCGGCACCGTCGCCTCGCTGCGGCCCGGCGGCATCGTCGACCGCGCGGTCAACGTCATCGCCTCCATCGCCATCGCCATCCCGGCGTTCTGGTTCGGGCTGGTGCTGGTGGCCATCTTCGCGGTGAGCCTGCGGGCACTGCCGGCATCGGGCTTCAGCCCGCTGTCGGAGGGGTTCACCCCCTGGATCCGGCACCTGGTGCTTCCCGGCATCGCCCTGGGGCTGCTGCCGGCCGCCGAGGTCACCCTGCAGCTGCGCGCGTCGCTGGTGCAGGTGCTCAAGAGCGACTACGTGCTCAACGCCCGGGCCAAGGGGCTCAGCCCGGTCAGCGTGGTGATCAAGCACGGCATGAAGAACGCGCTCATCCCGGTGGCCACCGTGCTGGGCATCCGGGTGTCGGAGGTGCTCGGTGGCGCCGTCACCATCGAGATCATCTACAACATGCCCGGCCTGGGCAGCATGGCGGTGGAGGCCGTGCAGAACCGGGACATCCCCGTGCTGCTCGGCTTCGTCCTGTTCACCACCGTGGTGGTGGTGCTGGTCAACCTGGTCGTGGACATCTCCTACGGCTACTTCAACCCCAAGGTGCGCGCATGA
- a CDS encoding ABC transporter substrate-binding protein produces the protein MAVSLAATLLAAGCGAGEETSATAPAADAQVDPNAVLKVAASAPTRNLDPYLQTSYGGWGYISAVYDRLVLVDDKDKLVPGVATSWEFAKDGSSLELKLRDDVKFHDGTPFDAAAVAANIKRGQTLKGSTVVAALKDVTSVDVVNPTTARLNLAKGTGVDLPGLFSTNVGMMISPKVIEAGTDIQNQPGNAGSGPYLVSSYTPGEKLSLKKAPGTYWDPKAGRLGGIELQWTADASTRLNGTRTGATDLTWVSSANELVQAKDLAKQGGLVVNTVEFRNVLSVMLRARGDLAKPEIREAVARAVNPQAISALFSDTCSPYRQLEPSSSWATDQGYQYPYAYDEAKAKELVAANGPAKIALTFGAGTNTEQPANVIQSELSKVGFNAELNPVPNTVNEPRYIAGDFEAMVTNSYSPKVDPAETVKTFVTGAYKMGNDNPEILKLAAEASDPTKSQDERGALYKKIWSLTLDEALVIPICHQTNATVASPKVIGADNMPWVNTGIFDLRYVAMTS, from the coding sequence GTGGCCGTCTCGCTGGCGGCGACGCTGCTGGCAGCAGGCTGTGGCGCGGGCGAGGAGACCTCCGCCACCGCGCCCGCTGCTGACGCGCAGGTCGACCCCAACGCGGTGCTCAAGGTCGCCGCCTCGGCGCCCACGCGCAACCTCGATCCCTACCTGCAGACCAGCTACGGCGGCTGGGGCTACATCTCCGCCGTCTACGACCGCCTGGTGCTGGTGGACGACAAGGACAAGCTCGTCCCCGGCGTGGCCACCTCCTGGGAGTTCGCCAAGGACGGGTCCTCGCTGGAGCTGAAGCTGCGCGACGACGTGAAGTTCCACGACGGCACCCCGTTCGACGCCGCCGCAGTCGCCGCCAACATCAAGCGCGGGCAGACCCTGAAGGGCAGCACCGTGGTGGCTGCGCTGAAGGACGTCACCTCCGTCGACGTCGTCAACCCCACCACCGCTCGGCTGAACCTGGCCAAGGGCACCGGCGTGGACCTGCCGGGTCTGTTCAGCACCAACGTGGGCATGATGATCAGCCCCAAGGTGATCGAGGCCGGCACCGACATCCAGAACCAGCCGGGCAACGCCGGCTCGGGCCCCTACCTGGTGTCCAGCTACACCCCCGGCGAGAAGCTGTCGCTGAAGAAGGCCCCGGGCACCTACTGGGACCCCAAGGCCGGCCGACTGGGCGGCATCGAGCTGCAGTGGACCGCCGACGCCTCCACCCGCCTCAACGGCACGCGCACCGGCGCCACCGACCTGACCTGGGTCAGCTCGGCCAACGAGCTCGTGCAGGCCAAGGACCTGGCCAAGCAGGGCGGCCTGGTGGTGAACACCGTGGAGTTCCGCAACGTGCTCAGCGTGATGCTGCGTGCCCGCGGTGACCTGGCCAAGCCGGAGATTCGCGAGGCGGTGGCCCGGGCGGTCAACCCCCAGGCCATCAGCGCGCTGTTCTCCGACACCTGCTCGCCCTACCGCCAGCTGGAGCCCTCCTCCAGCTGGGCCACCGACCAGGGCTACCAGTACCCGTACGCCTACGACGAGGCCAAGGCCAAGGAGCTGGTGGCGGCCAACGGTCCGGCGAAGATCGCGCTGACCTTCGGTGCGGGCACCAACACCGAGCAGCCGGCCAACGTCATCCAGTCCGAGCTCAGCAAGGTGGGCTTCAACGCCGAGCTCAACCCGGTGCCCAACACGGTCAACGAGCCTCGCTACATCGCCGGCGACTTCGAGGCCATGGTCACCAACAGCTACAGCCCCAAGGTCGACCCGGCGGAGACGGTGAAGACCTTCGTGACCGGTGCCTACAAGATGGGCAACGACAACCCGGAGATCCTCAAGCTCGCCGCCGAGGCATCCGACCCGACGAAGTCCCAGGACGAGCGCGGCGCGCTGTACAAGAAGATCTGGTCGCTGACCCTGGACGAGGCGCTGGTCATCCCCATCTGCCACCAGACCAACGCGACGGTCGCCAGCCCCAAGGTCATCGGCGCTGACAACATGCCCTGGGTCAACACCGGCATCTTCGACCTCCGCTACGTGGCCATGACCTCCTGA
- a CDS encoding acyl-CoA dehydrogenase, with amino-acid sequence MAISLTQDHEDLAQSVAAFAQRHAPIDTTRAGADELAKGATPSCWAPLVSQGLHAVHLPEEVGGDGAGLLELAIIVEQLGQALVPGGYLPTLLTSAVLTQATATEAVSTALRSLAEGAVAALVHDATGLTATADPSGWVLRGRSVPVLGLPGADVVVVAARDTADQQPRWFVLRAEQLGAAVHTDAGVDLTRSLGHLELDGLTVPGSAVLEGLTAEAVDVVVLALLAAEASGIARWCLNTAVEHVKVRHQFGQALGTFQAVQHKAAHLLLRAEKASASAWDAARALEHEPAQQRLAAAQAAVTALPAAVEAAVECVTLLGAVGFTWEHDVHLYWRRAMSIRAIAGADAVWQQRLGVAAQQAARDFSIEHDTDSSDFRAQVSAALDEVAALPADVPAVADSQHRVGPRRQRLAELGYLGAHWPKPYGIGASTTQQLVLTEELRARSIQAPDLIIGEYAMAALVKHGTQEQKDRFVHATLRGDLVWCQLFSEPGAGSDLAGLSTRATKVEGGWKIQGQKVWNTMAHQADWGILLARTDPDAPKHKGISYFLVDMTSPGITVRPLKQATGRAEFNEVFLDEVFVPDANLVGEPGGGWKITLTTLATERLNMATTRLGHGTSAHLREAIGSGALAAPEEEVLRVLGRLTAAEITLGALNLRGMFLQLLGRSADANNSVTKVSGALAQRSGSEATLALLGPAGALATSPGNTNVDHLGLPAILFGGGTVEIQLNILAQRVLGLPRA; translated from the coding sequence GTGGCCATCTCCCTCACCCAGGACCACGAGGACCTCGCCCAGTCGGTCGCCGCGTTCGCGCAGCGCCACGCACCCATCGACACCACCCGCGCTGGAGCCGACGAGCTGGCCAAGGGCGCCACGCCCAGCTGCTGGGCGCCGCTGGTGTCGCAGGGCTTGCACGCGGTGCACCTGCCGGAGGAGGTCGGTGGGGACGGCGCCGGTCTGCTGGAGCTGGCCATCATCGTGGAGCAGCTGGGCCAGGCGCTGGTTCCGGGCGGGTACCTGCCCACCCTGCTGACCAGTGCGGTGCTCACCCAGGCCACCGCCACCGAGGCGGTCAGCACGGCCCTGCGCAGCCTGGCCGAGGGGGCCGTGGCGGCGCTGGTGCACGACGCGACGGGGCTCACCGCCACCGCCGACCCGAGCGGGTGGGTCCTGCGCGGACGGTCGGTGCCGGTGCTCGGGCTGCCCGGCGCCGACGTGGTGGTGGTGGCGGCCCGGGACACCGCCGACCAGCAGCCCCGCTGGTTCGTGCTGCGGGCGGAGCAGCTGGGCGCGGCGGTGCACACCGACGCCGGGGTGGACCTCACCCGCTCGCTGGGCCACCTGGAGCTGGACGGGCTCACCGTGCCCGGTTCCGCCGTGCTCGAGGGGCTCACCGCCGAGGCGGTGGACGTGGTGGTGCTGGCCCTGCTCGCCGCCGAGGCCAGCGGCATCGCCCGCTGGTGCCTGAACACCGCGGTGGAGCACGTGAAGGTGCGCCACCAGTTCGGCCAGGCGCTGGGCACGTTCCAGGCCGTGCAGCACAAGGCCGCCCACCTGCTGCTGCGCGCGGAGAAGGCCAGCGCCTCGGCGTGGGACGCCGCCCGCGCGCTGGAGCACGAGCCCGCCCAGCAGCGCCTCGCCGCGGCCCAGGCCGCCGTCACCGCGCTGCCCGCGGCCGTCGAGGCCGCGGTGGAGTGCGTGACCCTGCTGGGCGCTGTCGGCTTCACCTGGGAGCACGACGTGCACCTGTACTGGCGCCGGGCCATGAGCATCCGGGCGATCGCCGGGGCCGACGCGGTGTGGCAGCAGCGCCTGGGCGTGGCCGCGCAGCAGGCAGCCCGAGACTTCAGCATCGAGCACGACACCGACAGCAGCGACTTCCGCGCGCAGGTGTCTGCCGCGCTGGACGAGGTCGCCGCACTGCCTGCCGACGTCCCCGCGGTGGCGGACAGCCAGCACCGGGTGGGCCCGCGCCGGCAGCGGCTGGCCGAGCTCGGCTACCTCGGCGCGCACTGGCCGAAGCCCTACGGCATCGGCGCGAGCACCACGCAGCAGCTGGTGCTCACCGAGGAGCTGCGCGCCCGCAGCATCCAGGCGCCGGACCTCATCATCGGCGAGTACGCGATGGCGGCGCTGGTCAAGCACGGCACGCAGGAGCAGAAGGACCGCTTCGTGCACGCCACCCTGCGGGGCGACCTGGTGTGGTGCCAGCTCTTCAGCGAGCCCGGCGCGGGCTCCGACCTCGCCGGCCTGAGCACCAGGGCCACCAAGGTCGAGGGGGGCTGGAAGATCCAGGGCCAGAAGGTGTGGAACACCATGGCGCACCAGGCTGACTGGGGCATCTTGCTGGCGCGCACCGACCCCGACGCCCCCAAGCACAAGGGCATCTCCTACTTCCTGGTGGACATGACCTCACCCGGGATCACCGTCCGGCCGCTGAAGCAGGCCACCGGCAGGGCGGAGTTCAACGAGGTGTTCCTGGACGAGGTCTTCGTGCCCGACGCCAACCTGGTGGGCGAGCCCGGTGGCGGCTGGAAGATCACCCTCACCACGCTGGCCACCGAGCGGCTGAACATGGCCACCACCCGGCTGGGCCACGGCACGTCGGCGCACCTGCGCGAGGCCATCGGCAGCGGGGCGCTGGCCGCGCCGGAGGAGGAGGTGCTGCGGGTGCTGGGCCGGCTCACGGCCGCCGAGATCACCCTCGGGGCGCTGAACCTGCGCGGGATGTTCCTGCAGCTGCTGGGCCGCAGCGCCGACGCCAACAACAGCGTGACCAAGGTGTCCGGAGCCCTCGCCCAGCGATCCGGGTCCGAGGCCACCCTCGCGCTGCTCGGCCCGGCCGGCGCGCTGGCCACCAGCCCGGGCAACACCAACGTCGACCACCTGGGTCTGCCGGCCATCCTCTTCGGTGGCGGCACGGTGGAGATCCAGCTGAACATCCTCGCGCAGCGGGTGCTGGGGCTGCCTCGGGCCTAG